In the genome of Neovison vison isolate M4711 chromosome 3, ASM_NN_V1, whole genome shotgun sequence, one region contains:
- the DERL3 gene encoding derlin-3 isoform X3, which produces MAWQGLMAEFLQVPAVTRAYTAACVLTTAAVLYFNPHLVFRKFQVWRLVTNFLFFGPLGFSFFFNMLFVFRYCRMLEEGSFRGRTADFVFMFLFGGVLMTLLGLLGSLFFLGQALTVMLVYVWSRRNPQVRVNFFGLLTFQAPFLPWALMGFSLLLGNSILVDLLGIAVGHIYYFLEDVFPNQPGGKKLLLTPSFLKLLLDAPQEDPNYLPLPEEEPGPLQQ; this is translated from the exons ATGGCGTGGCAGGGGCTGATGGCCGAGTTCCTGCAGGTGCCCGCGGTAACGCGAGCCTACACCGCGGCCTGCGTCCTTACCACCGCTGCTGTG CTCTATTTCAACCCACACCTCGTGTTCCGGAAGTTCCAG GTCTGGAGGCTCGTCACCAACTTCCTCTTCTTTGGGCCGCTGGGATTCAGCTTCTTCTTCAACATGCTCTTCGT GTTCCGCTACTGCCGCATGCTGGAGGAGGGCTCCTTCCGTGGCCGCACGGCAGACTTCGTCTTCATGTTCCTTTTCGGGGGTGTCCTTATGACC ctgctggggctcctgggcagcCTGTTCTTCTTGGGCCAGGCACTCACAGTCATGTTGGTGTATGTATGGAGCCGCCGCAACCCCCAAGTGAGAGTCAACTTCTTCGGCCTCCTCACCTTCCAGGCACCATTCCTGCCCTGGGCGCTTATGGGTTTCTCTCTGCTGTTGGGCAACTCCATTCTCGTGGACCTGCTGG GGATTGCTGTGGGCCACATTTACTACTTCCTAGAGGACGTCTTCCCCAACCAGCCTGGAGGCAAGAAGCTGCTACTGACCCCCAGTTTCCT GAAGCTGCTACTGGATGCCCCACAGGAGGACCCCAATTACCTGCCCCTCCCGGAGGAGGAGCCAGGACCCCTGCAGCAATGA
- the DERL3 gene encoding derlin-3 isoform X2: MAWQGLMAEFLQVPAVTRAYTAACVLTTAAVLELLSPFQLYFNPHLVFRKFQVWRLVTNFLFFGPLGFSFFFNMLFVFRYCRMLEEGSFRGRTADFVFMFLFGGVLMTLLGLLGSLFFLGQALTVMLVYVWSRRNPQVRVNFFGLLTFQAPFLPWALMGFSLLLGNSILVDLLGIAVGHIYYFLEDVFPNQPGGKKLLLTPSFLKLLLDAPQEDPNYLPLPEEEPGPLQQ; the protein is encoded by the exons ATGGCGTGGCAGGGGCTGATGGCCGAGTTCCTGCAGGTGCCCGCGGTAACGCGAGCCTACACCGCGGCCTGCGTCCTTACCACCGCTGCTGTG CTGGAGCTCCTCAGCCCCTTCCAGCTCTATTTCAACCCACACCTCGTGTTCCGGAAGTTCCAG GTCTGGAGGCTCGTCACCAACTTCCTCTTCTTTGGGCCGCTGGGATTCAGCTTCTTCTTCAACATGCTCTTCGT GTTCCGCTACTGCCGCATGCTGGAGGAGGGCTCCTTCCGTGGCCGCACGGCAGACTTCGTCTTCATGTTCCTTTTCGGGGGTGTCCTTATGACC ctgctggggctcctgggcagcCTGTTCTTCTTGGGCCAGGCACTCACAGTCATGTTGGTGTATGTATGGAGCCGCCGCAACCCCCAAGTGAGAGTCAACTTCTTCGGCCTCCTCACCTTCCAGGCACCATTCCTGCCCTGGGCGCTTATGGGTTTCTCTCTGCTGTTGGGCAACTCCATTCTCGTGGACCTGCTGG GGATTGCTGTGGGCCACATTTACTACTTCCTAGAGGACGTCTTCCCCAACCAGCCTGGAGGCAAGAAGCTGCTACTGACCCCCAGTTTCCT GAAGCTGCTACTGGATGCCCCACAGGAGGACCCCAATTACCTGCCCCTCCCGGAGGAGGAGCCAGGACCCCTGCAGCAATGA
- the DERL3 gene encoding derlin-3 isoform X1, whose translation MAWQGLMAEFLQVPAVTRAYTAACVLTTAAVQLELLSPFQLYFNPHLVFRKFQVWRLVTNFLFFGPLGFSFFFNMLFVFRYCRMLEEGSFRGRTADFVFMFLFGGVLMTLLGLLGSLFFLGQALTVMLVYVWSRRNPQVRVNFFGLLTFQAPFLPWALMGFSLLLGNSILVDLLGIAVGHIYYFLEDVFPNQPGGKKLLLTPSFLKLLLDAPQEDPNYLPLPEEEPGPLQQ comes from the exons ATGGCGTGGCAGGGGCTGATGGCCGAGTTCCTGCAGGTGCCCGCGGTAACGCGAGCCTACACCGCGGCCTGCGTCCTTACCACCGCTGCTGTG CAGCTGGAGCTCCTCAGCCCCTTCCAGCTCTATTTCAACCCACACCTCGTGTTCCGGAAGTTCCAG GTCTGGAGGCTCGTCACCAACTTCCTCTTCTTTGGGCCGCTGGGATTCAGCTTCTTCTTCAACATGCTCTTCGT GTTCCGCTACTGCCGCATGCTGGAGGAGGGCTCCTTCCGTGGCCGCACGGCAGACTTCGTCTTCATGTTCCTTTTCGGGGGTGTCCTTATGACC ctgctggggctcctgggcagcCTGTTCTTCTTGGGCCAGGCACTCACAGTCATGTTGGTGTATGTATGGAGCCGCCGCAACCCCCAAGTGAGAGTCAACTTCTTCGGCCTCCTCACCTTCCAGGCACCATTCCTGCCCTGGGCGCTTATGGGTTTCTCTCTGCTGTTGGGCAACTCCATTCTCGTGGACCTGCTGG GGATTGCTGTGGGCCACATTTACTACTTCCTAGAGGACGTCTTCCCCAACCAGCCTGGAGGCAAGAAGCTGCTACTGACCCCCAGTTTCCT GAAGCTGCTACTGGATGCCCCACAGGAGGACCCCAATTACCTGCCCCTCCCGGAGGAGGAGCCAGGACCCCTGCAGCAATGA